A single window of Cydia strobilella chromosome 18, ilCydStro3.1, whole genome shotgun sequence DNA harbors:
- the LOC134749283 gene encoding uncharacterized oxidoreductase YjmC-like, translating into MPEVRIEEVSRFMRECFQATGVPENEAREHTDLLLQADFTGHYSHGLNRLEYYINDLKSGVTDPKGKPVVLKENASTAWVDGSNALGAIVGNFSMDLAIKKAKETGVGWVATKGSSHFGITGWWAQRAEKQDLIGMAFTNSSPLLVPTRAKDGALGTNPIAMAARASGGDSILVDMSSTAVAMGKVEMKIHEEKPLPDGWAMDQNGKMTNDPKVGFESGRLYPLGGVEETAGYKGYCLSAMNEVFCSSLSGAKASHHQRSLGGANPEDSPNRGRGQMFVAIDPGCFAPGFGDRLADCLNHWRNLPPVDPSLPVLAPGDKERSNLEQTKKRGTIVYEPKQIESCASLAKRLGVKPIQTL; encoded by the exons ATGCCCGAAGTACGCATCGAAGAGGTATCAAGGTTTATGCGAGAGTGCTTCCAAGCTACTGGAGTACCGGAGAATGAGGCGAGGGAACATACAGATTTGTTGTTACAAGCGGACTTTACGGGACATTACAGCCATGGACTGAATAGACTTG AATACTACATCAACGATCTAAAGTCAGGAGTGACTGACCCAAAAGGCAAGCCGGTAGTTCTAAAAGAGAATGCTTCCACAGCGTGGGTGGATGGTAGCAATGCACTTGGAGCTATTGTTGGCAACTTCAGCATGGACCTGGCCATCAAGAAAGCTAAGGAGACTGGTGTAGGATGGGTGGCTACTAAAg GATCTTCGCACTTCGGTATAACTGGTTGGTGGGCTCAAAGAGCAGAGAAGCAAGACTTGATTGGCATGGCTTTCACCAATTCGTCTCCTCTCCTAGTGCCTACGAGAGCCAAAGAC GGCGCTCTAGGCACAAACCCAATAGCGATGGCAGCGCGGGCCAGTGGCGGAGATTCCATTCTTGTTGACATGTCTTCAACCGCTGTTGCCATGGGCAAG GTAGAAATGAAGATACACGAAGAAAAACCGTTGCCTGATGGCTGGGCAATGGATCAGAACGGGAAAATGACCAACGATCCTAAAGTG ggttttgaATCAGGTCGCCTATACCCACTAGGTGGCGTGGAGGAGACGGCTGGCTACAAAGGATACTGCCTCAGTGCCATGAACGAGGTGTTCTGCAGCTCACTTTCAG gagCCAAAGCGAGCCACCATCAGCGCTCATTGGGCGGCGCCAACCCTGAAGACTCGCCTAACCGGGGACGGGGACAGATGTTCGTGGCTATAGACCCGGGGTGTTTCGCCCCCGGCTTCGGAGACCGCCTCGCAGACTGTCTGAATCACTGGAGGAATTTGCCGCCG GTTGATCCTTCACTACCAGTTCTGGCTCCCGGAGACAAGGAGCGTTCTAATTTGGAACAAACGAAGAAAAGAGGCACGATTGTCTATGAACCCAAACAGATCGAGAGCTGTGCGTCTCTCGCAAAACGGCTAGGCGTTAAACCTATACAGACTTTGTAA
- the LOC134749427 gene encoding uncharacterized oxidoreductase YjmC-like, whose translation MGKVATADALRFMTECLKAVGTAAKAAEQQAELLLQADRLGHPSHGMNRLEFYINDILSGACKPNNQPKVLKENASTALVDADNTLGAVASHFATDIAIKKAKETGVGWVTVKGSNHNGMAGFWAKKASDKGLIGMAFTNTSPLLAPTRSKKAALGTNPLSVVAPGSNGETLYVDMATTAVAVGKIEIQRRKGEPIPSGWAQGPDGKETTDANMAFETGCLMPLGGQEQTSGYKGYGLAAMVELFCGISSGSKYGHHIRSWSHSGDGGPANLGHCFVAVDPECFAPGFGDRLAESMDHWRHLEPADPNLPVLAPGDKERAAAKVCDESGSVSYVQQQLAASEALAKKLKVTPMKVL comes from the exons ATGGGTAAAGTAGCGACAGCGGATGCGCTGCGTTTCATGACGGAGTGTCTGAAAGCGGTAGGGACAGCAGCAAAGGCAGCAGAACAACAAGCGGAGCTACTGTTGCAGGCAGACCGGCTTGGACATCCTAGCCATGGCATGAACAGACTTG AATTCTACATCAACGACATTCTAAGCGGTGCCTGCAAGCCCAACAACCAGCCAAAGGTGTTGAAAGAGAACGCTTCCACGGCCCTGGTAGACGCTGACAACACTCTTGGTGCGGTCGCCAGCCATTTTGCGACGGACATTGCCATCAAGAAGGCTAAGGAGACTGGAGTTGGTTGGGTTACTGTTAAAG GATCAAATCATAATGGCATGGCAGGATTTTGGGCGAAAAAGGCATCAGATAAAGGACTTATCGGCATGGCTTTCACCAACACTTCTCCTTTACTCGCACCGACTAGAAGTAAAAAG GCAGCATTAGGAACGAATCCGCTTTCAGTCGTTGCTCCAGGATCTAACGGCGAGACCCTATACGTCGATATGGCCACAACTGCAGTTGCTGTTGGAAAG ATTGAAATTCAGCGACGAAAAGGTGAACCCATTCCAAGCGGCTGGGCGCAAGGTCCAGATGGCAAGGAAACTACTGACGCTAACATG GCGTTCGAAACCGGCTGCTTGATGCCTCTAGGAGGGCAGGAACAAACGTCTGGTTATAAAGGATATGGTCTGGCAGCGATGGTGGAGCTATTTTGTGGAATCAGCTCAG GATCTAAATACGGACACCACATCCGCTCATGGTCCCACAGCGGCGACGGTGGCCCCGCTAATCTTGGACACTGCTTCGTAGCCGTGGACCCAGAATGCTTCGCGCCAGGCTTCGGAGACCGCCTCGCTGAGAGCATGGATCACTGGAGACATTTGGAACCG gcGGACCCCAACCTGCCAGTCCTAGCACCAGGAGACAAGGAACGTGCAGCAGCTAAGGTGTGCGACGAAAGCGGAAGCGTGTCTTATGTGCAGCAGCAGCTAGCAGCCAGTGAAGCACTGGCAAAGAAACTCAAGGTCACGCCTATGAAAGTGCTTTAA